A single region of the Vidua macroura isolate BioBank_ID:100142 chromosome 12, ASM2450914v1, whole genome shotgun sequence genome encodes:
- the LOC128813602 gene encoding mucosa-associated lymphoid tissue lymphoma translocation protein 1 homolog isoform X2: MQEAITITEQPVSVSVPVGYSFTLRCRAQGRTSLQYQWFCQYQSDCHLIPGATNQDLPIIAEQTQLYTCRVNDLHRNAVFSDWVKVEVHQCVARGLPPRLWQGEPVIVLNPREQRVEVGQPLQLQCAAMGVPAPSYQWYHNGNLLEQQKRKKLWITHTKVSDSGTYLCCASNSHGEHWTNAVDVHIGMCSSGKFFATGKIALLVGNNCYQHHPNLMAPVRDVFELRHLLEHLGFQVVSLLDLNKAEMATAVSQFLQLLGKGVYAIFYYAGHGYEHLGRNYMVPVDAPQPYASENCISVQRILQKMQQQQTALNIILLDTCRKWYNPGCALSQVQPLEPWGNTVYGYSTSEDAEAYELQDGEFSSGIFMKYLKKHILQEKKVTHMLEDVLEDIGRDPLVTGKQVMEIKHTLKEARSLTDPICPSGAATEHWGHSQELPSRTVTFPCGARVELRFLQLFSNVMFVCAKPQPPLAHITDPQLLLRQLAETDDVTIQRESCLDHVETLLASVYKREELDCVFQLCALQKIQTDVVLQLDLHYTQAGTKQRTSESLQTTLQKSLLRQFFSQRNDSQRAPARTGSVCPQDALGLSTDPKGQGSLSTGSGCSLPSSSACNFSSEPEENDESDLGCNLILICWGFMLPA, from the exons ATGCAGGAAG CTATTACCATAACTGAGCAGCcagtctctgtctctgtcccgGTGGGATATTCCTTCACGCTGCGGTGCCGAGCCCAGGGGCGTACCTCGCTGCAGTACCAGTGGTTTTGTCAGTACCAG TCTGACTGCCACCTGATTCCTGGAGCAACCAACCAAGACTTGCCCATCATTGCAGAGCAGACCCAGCTCTACACCTGCAGAGTCAATGACCTCCACAGGAATGCCGTCTTCTCCGACTGGGTGAAGGTAGAGGTCCATCAGTGTGTTGCCAGAG GTCTGCCCCCTCGGCTGTGGCAAGGAGAACCAGTCATTGTCCTCAACCCCAGGGAGCAGCGGGTGGAGGTGGGGCAGCcgctgcagctgcagtgtgctGCCATGGGGGTCCCAGCCCCCAGCTACCAGTGGTACCACAATGGGaacctgctggagcagcagaagagaaaaaaactctgG ATCACccacaccaaggtcagtgacTCGGGCACGTAcctctgctgtgcctccaaCAGTCATGGAGAGCATTGGACCAACGCCGTGGACGTTCACATCG gTATGTGTAGCTCTGGAAAGTTTTTTG CTACAGGCAAAATAGCACTTTTAGTGGGCAACAACTGCTACCAGCATCACCCCAACCTCATGGCTCCTGTGAGGGATGTGTTTGAGCTGAGGCATCTTCTGGAGCATCTGGGCTTCCAGGTTGTCTCCCTGCTGGATCTGAACAAGGCTGAGATGGCGACAGCAGTCAgtcagttcctgcagctcctggggaagggAGTCTATG ctATATTCTACTATGCTGGGCATGGGTACGAACATCTGGGGAGGAACTACATGGTCCCTGTTGATGCTCCACAACCCTATGCCTCTGAGAACTGCATCAGTGTGCAGAGGATCCTCCAgaagatgcagcagcagcagacagcCCTGAACATCATCCTGCTGGACACCTGCAGGAAGTG GTACAACCCAGGATGTGCCTTGTCCCAGGTGCAGCCACTGGAGCCCTGGGGAAACACTGTCTATGGCTATTCCAC GAGCGAAGATGCAGAAGCCTATGAATTGCAGGATGGGGAGTTCAGCTCTGGGATTTTCATGAAATACCTGAAGAAACACATTCTGCAAGAGAAGAAGGTTACACACATGCTGGAGGATGTGTTAGAAG ACATTGGCCGTGATCCCCTGGTCACTGGGAAGCAGGTGATGGAGATCAAGCACACTCTGAAGGAAGCCCGGTCCCTGACGGACCCCATCTGTCCCTCGGGAGCAGCCACTGAacactggggacacagccaAG AGCTGCCGAGCAGAACAGTGACCTTCCCATGTGGGGCACGGGTGGAGCTCCGCTTCCTCCAGCTCTTCTCCAACGTGATGTTTGTGTGTGCCAAGCCACAGCCGCCCCTGGCCCACATCACTgacccccagctcctgctccgcCAGCTCGCC GAGACAGATGATGTGACCATCCAGAGAGAGAGTTGTCTGGACCACGTGGAGACTCTGCTGGCCTCTGTGTACAAGCGGGAGGAGCTGGACTGTGTCTTCCAGCTCTGTGCACTGCAGAAAATTCAG ACAGATGTGGTCCTGCAGTTGGATTTGCATTACACCCAGGCAGGCACAAAACAGAGGACTTCTGAAAGCCTGCAAACGACCCTCCAGAAATCCCTGCTGAGGCAGTTTTTCAGCCAGAGGAACGACTCCCAGCGAGCTCCTGCCCGCACAGGCAGCGTGTGCCCGCAAGATGCGTTGGGGCTGAGCACTGACCCcaagggccaggggtccctgaGCACgggctctggctgcagcttgcccagcaGCAGCGCCTGCAACTTCAGCAGTGAGCCCGAGGAGAACGATGAGAGCGACCTGG GGTGTAACTTAATATTGATCTGCTGGGGTTTCATGCTTCCAGCCTGA
- the LOC128813602 gene encoding mucosa-associated lymphoid tissue lymphoma translocation protein 1-like isoform X3: MQEAITITEQPVSVSVPVGYSFTLRCRAQGRTSLQYQWFCQYQSDCHLIPGATNQDLPIIAEQTQLYTCRVNDLHRNAVFSDWVKVEVHQCVARGLPPRLWQGEPVIVLNPREQRVEVGQPLQLQCAAMGVPAPSYQWYHNGNLLEQQKRKKLWITHTKVSDSGTYLCCASNSHGEHWTNAVDVHIGMCSSGKFFAIFYYAGHGYEHLGRNYMVPVDAPQPYASENCISVQRILQKMQQQQTALNIILLDTCRKWYNPGCALSQVQPLEPWGNTVYGYSTSEDAEAYELQDGEFSSGIFMKYLKKHILQEKKVTHMLEDVLEDIGRDPLVTGKQVMEIKHTLKEARSLTDPICPSGAATEHWGHSQELPSRTVTFPCGARVELRFLQLFSNVMFVCAKPQPPLAHITDPQLLLRQLAETDDVTIQRESCLDHVETLLASVYKREELDCVFQLCALQKIQTDVVLQLDLHYTQAGTKQRTSESLQTTLQKSLLRQFFSQRNDSQRAPARTGSVCPQDALGLSTDPKGQGSLSTGSGCSLPSSSACNFSSEPEENDESDLGELCLALPWAGLGQDRP, encoded by the exons ATGCAGGAAG CTATTACCATAACTGAGCAGCcagtctctgtctctgtcccgGTGGGATATTCCTTCACGCTGCGGTGCCGAGCCCAGGGGCGTACCTCGCTGCAGTACCAGTGGTTTTGTCAGTACCAG TCTGACTGCCACCTGATTCCTGGAGCAACCAACCAAGACTTGCCCATCATTGCAGAGCAGACCCAGCTCTACACCTGCAGAGTCAATGACCTCCACAGGAATGCCGTCTTCTCCGACTGGGTGAAGGTAGAGGTCCATCAGTGTGTTGCCAGAG GTCTGCCCCCTCGGCTGTGGCAAGGAGAACCAGTCATTGTCCTCAACCCCAGGGAGCAGCGGGTGGAGGTGGGGCAGCcgctgcagctgcagtgtgctGCCATGGGGGTCCCAGCCCCCAGCTACCAGTGGTACCACAATGGGaacctgctggagcagcagaagagaaaaaaactctgG ATCACccacaccaaggtcagtgacTCGGGCACGTAcctctgctgtgcctccaaCAGTCATGGAGAGCATTGGACCAACGCCGTGGACGTTCACATCG gTATGTGTAGCTCTGGAAAGTTTTTTG ctATATTCTACTATGCTGGGCATGGGTACGAACATCTGGGGAGGAACTACATGGTCCCTGTTGATGCTCCACAACCCTATGCCTCTGAGAACTGCATCAGTGTGCAGAGGATCCTCCAgaagatgcagcagcagcagacagcCCTGAACATCATCCTGCTGGACACCTGCAGGAAGTG GTACAACCCAGGATGTGCCTTGTCCCAGGTGCAGCCACTGGAGCCCTGGGGAAACACTGTCTATGGCTATTCCAC GAGCGAAGATGCAGAAGCCTATGAATTGCAGGATGGGGAGTTCAGCTCTGGGATTTTCATGAAATACCTGAAGAAACACATTCTGCAAGAGAAGAAGGTTACACACATGCTGGAGGATGTGTTAGAAG ACATTGGCCGTGATCCCCTGGTCACTGGGAAGCAGGTGATGGAGATCAAGCACACTCTGAAGGAAGCCCGGTCCCTGACGGACCCCATCTGTCCCTCGGGAGCAGCCACTGAacactggggacacagccaAG AGCTGCCGAGCAGAACAGTGACCTTCCCATGTGGGGCACGGGTGGAGCTCCGCTTCCTCCAGCTCTTCTCCAACGTGATGTTTGTGTGTGCCAAGCCACAGCCGCCCCTGGCCCACATCACTgacccccagctcctgctccgcCAGCTCGCC GAGACAGATGATGTGACCATCCAGAGAGAGAGTTGTCTGGACCACGTGGAGACTCTGCTGGCCTCTGTGTACAAGCGGGAGGAGCTGGACTGTGTCTTCCAGCTCTGTGCACTGCAGAAAATTCAG ACAGATGTGGTCCTGCAGTTGGATTTGCATTACACCCAGGCAGGCACAAAACAGAGGACTTCTGAAAGCCTGCAAACGACCCTCCAGAAATCCCTGCTGAGGCAGTTTTTCAGCCAGAGGAACGACTCCCAGCGAGCTCCTGCCCGCACAGGCAGCGTGTGCCCGCAAGATGCGTTGGGGCTGAGCACTGACCCcaagggccaggggtccctgaGCACgggctctggctgcagcttgcccagcaGCAGCGCCTGCAACTTCAGCAGTGAGCCCGAGGAGAACGATGAGAGCGACCTGGGTGAGCTCTGCTTGGCGCTGCCTTGGGCTGGCCTGGGGCAGGACAGGCCCTGA
- the LOC128813602 gene encoding mucosa-associated lymphoid tissue lymphoma translocation protein 1 homolog isoform X1, whose translation MQEAITITEQPVSVSVPVGYSFTLRCRAQGRTSLQYQWFCQYQSDCHLIPGATNQDLPIIAEQTQLYTCRVNDLHRNAVFSDWVKVEVHQCVARGLPPRLWQGEPVIVLNPREQRVEVGQPLQLQCAAMGVPAPSYQWYHNGNLLEQQKRKKLWITHTKVSDSGTYLCCASNSHGEHWTNAVDVHIGMCSSGKFFATGKIALLVGNNCYQHHPNLMAPVRDVFELRHLLEHLGFQVVSLLDLNKAEMATAVSQFLQLLGKGVYAIFYYAGHGYEHLGRNYMVPVDAPQPYASENCISVQRILQKMQQQQTALNIILLDTCRKWYNPGCALSQVQPLEPWGNTVYGYSTSEDAEAYELQDGEFSSGIFMKYLKKHILQEKKVTHMLEDVLEDIGRDPLVTGKQVMEIKHTLKEARSLTDPICPSGAATEHWGHSQELPSRTVTFPCGARVELRFLQLFSNVMFVCAKPQPPLAHITDPQLLLRQLAETDDVTIQRESCLDHVETLLASVYKREELDCVFQLCALQKIQTDVVLQLDLHYTQAGTKQRTSESLQTTLQKSLLRQFFSQRNDSQRAPARTGSVCPQDALGLSTDPKGQGSLSTGSGCSLPSSSACNFSSEPEENDESDLGELCLALPWAGLGQDRP comes from the exons ATGCAGGAAG CTATTACCATAACTGAGCAGCcagtctctgtctctgtcccgGTGGGATATTCCTTCACGCTGCGGTGCCGAGCCCAGGGGCGTACCTCGCTGCAGTACCAGTGGTTTTGTCAGTACCAG TCTGACTGCCACCTGATTCCTGGAGCAACCAACCAAGACTTGCCCATCATTGCAGAGCAGACCCAGCTCTACACCTGCAGAGTCAATGACCTCCACAGGAATGCCGTCTTCTCCGACTGGGTGAAGGTAGAGGTCCATCAGTGTGTTGCCAGAG GTCTGCCCCCTCGGCTGTGGCAAGGAGAACCAGTCATTGTCCTCAACCCCAGGGAGCAGCGGGTGGAGGTGGGGCAGCcgctgcagctgcagtgtgctGCCATGGGGGTCCCAGCCCCCAGCTACCAGTGGTACCACAATGGGaacctgctggagcagcagaagagaaaaaaactctgG ATCACccacaccaaggtcagtgacTCGGGCACGTAcctctgctgtgcctccaaCAGTCATGGAGAGCATTGGACCAACGCCGTGGACGTTCACATCG gTATGTGTAGCTCTGGAAAGTTTTTTG CTACAGGCAAAATAGCACTTTTAGTGGGCAACAACTGCTACCAGCATCACCCCAACCTCATGGCTCCTGTGAGGGATGTGTTTGAGCTGAGGCATCTTCTGGAGCATCTGGGCTTCCAGGTTGTCTCCCTGCTGGATCTGAACAAGGCTGAGATGGCGACAGCAGTCAgtcagttcctgcagctcctggggaagggAGTCTATG ctATATTCTACTATGCTGGGCATGGGTACGAACATCTGGGGAGGAACTACATGGTCCCTGTTGATGCTCCACAACCCTATGCCTCTGAGAACTGCATCAGTGTGCAGAGGATCCTCCAgaagatgcagcagcagcagacagcCCTGAACATCATCCTGCTGGACACCTGCAGGAAGTG GTACAACCCAGGATGTGCCTTGTCCCAGGTGCAGCCACTGGAGCCCTGGGGAAACACTGTCTATGGCTATTCCAC GAGCGAAGATGCAGAAGCCTATGAATTGCAGGATGGGGAGTTCAGCTCTGGGATTTTCATGAAATACCTGAAGAAACACATTCTGCAAGAGAAGAAGGTTACACACATGCTGGAGGATGTGTTAGAAG ACATTGGCCGTGATCCCCTGGTCACTGGGAAGCAGGTGATGGAGATCAAGCACACTCTGAAGGAAGCCCGGTCCCTGACGGACCCCATCTGTCCCTCGGGAGCAGCCACTGAacactggggacacagccaAG AGCTGCCGAGCAGAACAGTGACCTTCCCATGTGGGGCACGGGTGGAGCTCCGCTTCCTCCAGCTCTTCTCCAACGTGATGTTTGTGTGTGCCAAGCCACAGCCGCCCCTGGCCCACATCACTgacccccagctcctgctccgcCAGCTCGCC GAGACAGATGATGTGACCATCCAGAGAGAGAGTTGTCTGGACCACGTGGAGACTCTGCTGGCCTCTGTGTACAAGCGGGAGGAGCTGGACTGTGTCTTCCAGCTCTGTGCACTGCAGAAAATTCAG ACAGATGTGGTCCTGCAGTTGGATTTGCATTACACCCAGGCAGGCACAAAACAGAGGACTTCTGAAAGCCTGCAAACGACCCTCCAGAAATCCCTGCTGAGGCAGTTTTTCAGCCAGAGGAACGACTCCCAGCGAGCTCCTGCCCGCACAGGCAGCGTGTGCCCGCAAGATGCGTTGGGGCTGAGCACTGACCCcaagggccaggggtccctgaGCACgggctctggctgcagcttgcccagcaGCAGCGCCTGCAACTTCAGCAGTGAGCCCGAGGAGAACGATGAGAGCGACCTGGGTGAGCTCTGCTTGGCGCTGCCTTGGGCTGGCCTGGGGCAGGACAGGCCCTGA
- the LOC128813602 gene encoding mucosa-associated lymphoid tissue lymphoma translocation protein 1 homolog isoform X4 has product MQEAITITEQPVSVSVPVGYSFTLRCRAQGRTSLQYQWFCQYQSDCHLIPGATNQDLPIIAEQTQLYTCRVNDLHRNAVFSDWVKVEVHQCVARGLPPRLWQGEPVIVLNPREQRVEVGQPLQLQCAAMGVPAPSYQWYHNGNLLEQQKRKKLWITHTKVSDSGTYLCCASNSHGEHWTNAVDVHIGMCSSGKFFATGKIALLVGNNCYQHHPNLMAPVRDVFELRHLLEHLGFQVVSLLDLNKAEMATAVSQFLQLLGKGVYAIFYYAGHGYEHLGRNYMVPVDAPQPYASENCISVQRILQKMQQQQTALNIILLDTCRKWYNPGCALSQVQPLEPWGNTVYGYSTSEDAEAYELQDGEFSSGIFMKYLKKHILQEKKVTHMLEDVLEDIGRDPLVTGKQVMEIKHTLKEARSLTDPICPSGAATEHWGHSQELPSRTVTFPCGARVELRFLQLFSNVMFVCAKPQPPLAHITDPQLLLRQLASSSRSIAHLWWIFWLLFLVEGHCSSQHIGVTDAAWCIQEVWSLILPIPKLQHRFPLRQMM; this is encoded by the exons ATGCAGGAAG CTATTACCATAACTGAGCAGCcagtctctgtctctgtcccgGTGGGATATTCCTTCACGCTGCGGTGCCGAGCCCAGGGGCGTACCTCGCTGCAGTACCAGTGGTTTTGTCAGTACCAG TCTGACTGCCACCTGATTCCTGGAGCAACCAACCAAGACTTGCCCATCATTGCAGAGCAGACCCAGCTCTACACCTGCAGAGTCAATGACCTCCACAGGAATGCCGTCTTCTCCGACTGGGTGAAGGTAGAGGTCCATCAGTGTGTTGCCAGAG GTCTGCCCCCTCGGCTGTGGCAAGGAGAACCAGTCATTGTCCTCAACCCCAGGGAGCAGCGGGTGGAGGTGGGGCAGCcgctgcagctgcagtgtgctGCCATGGGGGTCCCAGCCCCCAGCTACCAGTGGTACCACAATGGGaacctgctggagcagcagaagagaaaaaaactctgG ATCACccacaccaaggtcagtgacTCGGGCACGTAcctctgctgtgcctccaaCAGTCATGGAGAGCATTGGACCAACGCCGTGGACGTTCACATCG gTATGTGTAGCTCTGGAAAGTTTTTTG CTACAGGCAAAATAGCACTTTTAGTGGGCAACAACTGCTACCAGCATCACCCCAACCTCATGGCTCCTGTGAGGGATGTGTTTGAGCTGAGGCATCTTCTGGAGCATCTGGGCTTCCAGGTTGTCTCCCTGCTGGATCTGAACAAGGCTGAGATGGCGACAGCAGTCAgtcagttcctgcagctcctggggaagggAGTCTATG ctATATTCTACTATGCTGGGCATGGGTACGAACATCTGGGGAGGAACTACATGGTCCCTGTTGATGCTCCACAACCCTATGCCTCTGAGAACTGCATCAGTGTGCAGAGGATCCTCCAgaagatgcagcagcagcagacagcCCTGAACATCATCCTGCTGGACACCTGCAGGAAGTG GTACAACCCAGGATGTGCCTTGTCCCAGGTGCAGCCACTGGAGCCCTGGGGAAACACTGTCTATGGCTATTCCAC GAGCGAAGATGCAGAAGCCTATGAATTGCAGGATGGGGAGTTCAGCTCTGGGATTTTCATGAAATACCTGAAGAAACACATTCTGCAAGAGAAGAAGGTTACACACATGCTGGAGGATGTGTTAGAAG ACATTGGCCGTGATCCCCTGGTCACTGGGAAGCAGGTGATGGAGATCAAGCACACTCTGAAGGAAGCCCGGTCCCTGACGGACCCCATCTGTCCCTCGGGAGCAGCCACTGAacactggggacacagccaAG AGCTGCCGAGCAGAACAGTGACCTTCCCATGTGGGGCACGGGTGGAGCTCCGCTTCCTCCAGCTCTTCTCCAACGTGATGTTTGTGTGTGCCAAGCCACAGCCGCCCCTGGCCCACATCACTgacccccagctcctgctccgcCAGCTCGCC TCCTCCTCCCGAAGCATAGCTCATTTGTGGTGGATTTTTTGGCTGTTGTTTCTCGTGGAGGGACATTGCTCCTCTCAGCACATTGGGGTCACTGATGCAGCGTGGTGTATCCAGGAGGTTTGGAGCCTGATCCTGCCCATTCCTAAGCTGCAGCATCGTTTCCCCTT GAGACAGATGATGTGA